One Primulina tabacum isolate GXHZ01 chromosome 10, ASM2559414v2, whole genome shotgun sequence DNA segment encodes these proteins:
- the LOC142505490 gene encoding uncharacterized protein LOC142505490 codes for MNKAGRAAARINSQTNPFQLRASLFHCTPVLERRRRTHWDSARSFKSSPRKFNEYTKRLRKQSLLYNVSEFAEQLFQSCQYERDEYDQSSSRGGSWFRPSFSDDGFRRGNMRNKRSQTWRRGFEFCDGDDDVEFESIFHSAFGGNRYFYWSFTTDDEPQFRNSTGYSSNYRSSRRWRHRFDEEYDSSSESEEPVADITSDRLALGLSASGPLNLEDVKNAYRTSALKWHPDRHQGSDKIVAEQKFKSCSAAYQSLCDKLAPH; via the exons ATGAATAAAGCCGGTAGAGCAGCCGCAAGAATCAATTCTCAAACCAACCCTTTTCAACTTAGGGCCTCTCTTTTTCATTGCACCCCTGTTTTAGAGCGAAGAAGGCGCACCCATTGGGATTCT GCACGTTCTTTTAAGAGTTCACCAAGG AAATTTAACGAGTATACCAAAAGGCTCAGGAAACAAAGTTTGTTATACAATGTCAGTGAATTTGCAGAGCAGCTATTTCAG AGCTGTCAGTATGAGAGGGATGAGTATGATCAATCTTCAAGCCGAGGAGGCTCATGGTTTAGACCAAGTTTCAGTGATGATGGTTTTAGAAGGGGAAATATGAGAAATAAGAGATCACAAACCTGGAGAC GGGGATTTGAGTTTTGTGATGGTGACGATGATGTTGAATTTGAGAGCATTTTTCATTCAGCATTTGGAGGAAACCGATACTTCTATTGGTCCTTCACAACTGATGATGAACCACAATTTAGGAACTCGACTGGTTACTCTAGCAACTATAGGAGTTCTCGCCGTTGGAGACATCGGTTTGACGAGGAATATGATTCCTCTTCAGAATCTGAGGAACCTGTAGCGGATATAACTTCTGACCGGCTAGCCTTGGGACTGAGTGCATCGGGTCCTTTAAATTTAGAAGATGTAAAAAATGC ATATCGGACAAGTGCATTGAAATGGCATCCAGATCGCCACCAGGGTTCTGACAAG ATTGTTGCCGAACAGAAATTCAAGTCCTGCAGTGCGGCATATCAGTCATTGTGTGATAAGCTTGCTCCACATTAG
- the LOC142506058 gene encoding VQ motif-containing protein 25-like: MDQKQIFAGPNTTTAPFALSMNKNSQIISKKTKPRIRIIHLFAPEIIEVDAANFREEVQRLTGKPADDQNTCKRSRVSRNLLLEPNISSANKRKLEVASMRAGVDDHDGIKGEGEIWREAYSGGGFLGRFSEIEYAFMQEIHKLTYVESTTRMDAYGPDSNPN; encoded by the coding sequence ATGGATCAGAAACAAATTTTTGCCGGCCCGAACACTACTACTGCTCCGTTTGCATTATCCATGAACAAAAACTCACAGATAATATCCAAAAAAACGAAGCCAAGAATCCGAATAATACACTTGTTTGCGCCGGAAATAATTGAGGTAGATGCTGCAAACTTCAGAGAAGAGGTGCAGAGACTCACTGGGAAACCAGCAGACGATCAAAACACTTGCAAGAGGTCCAGGGTTTCAAGAAACTTACTGTTGGAGCCAAATATATCTTCAGCAAACAAAAGAAAGCTGGAAGTTGCCAGCATGAGGGCTGGAGTTGATGATCACGATGGGATAAAGGGGGAGGGAGAGATTTGGAGGGAAGCATATTCAGGAGGTGGATTCTTGGGAAGATTTTCAGAGATTGAGTATGCATTCATGCAAGAGATTCATAAGTTGACATACGTGGAAAGTACTACTCGAATGGATGCATATGGACCTGACTCCAACCCGAACTAG